The window ggcccCAGCTTCCCCTCGTTCGGGTTCCTGGTGTGCAGTGTtacttttcttaacaccaagtccccaattttgaagtatCGGAGGTTGTCTCttcggttgtaatacctttctatcCGTTGTTTATGGGCAGCCAACCGGATTAGTGCAGCCtcgcgcctttcatccaatagttccaggctcatACTCAAGGCCTCACCGTTTGATTCTTCGGTCGCATATCAAAACCTGAGGCTCGGTTCTCCTACTTCGACCATATTAGTGCTTCGGCACCGTAGACCAATGAAAATGGAGTGGCCCCAATACTAGATTTCGAGAttgtacggtatgcccacaagacttcgaGTAGAATTTCTTTCCGtttccctttggcatcggtcaatctcttctttaggttttgaagtatggtcttaTTTGTTGATTCCGCTTGTTCGTTCCCACTAAGGTGATAGGGTGTGGATAGTATCTTTTTAATCTTGTGGTCTTTAAAAAACTTGTTTACCTTACTGTCGATGAATTGCTTCCCGTTATCACATACGATCTCGGACGGTATCCCAAACCGGCATactatgtggtcccaaatgaaaacAATGGCTTCTTTTTCCTGGACGTTTTTGAACGcttgagcttcgacccatttagaaaaataatcggtcatgaaCAGTATGAATTAAAACTTTTCGGGTGCCCACAGCAAGGGactgacgatgtccattccccatttcatgaacggctaCGGGGACAAGACCAAATGGAGTAAATCttcgggttgatggatcatcggcgCGTGTCTTTGACAGCCGTCGCATCTTCGTACAAAGtccttcgcatctttctccaTATCGACCCAGTAGTAGTCGACCCTGATTATTTTCCGAACCAAAGATTCTACCCCCGAATGATTTCCACATGTGCCTTCGTAACTTCTCTCAAGACATATTCAGTATCTCCCGGCCCCAAGCATATGGCGAGCAGGCTGTCAAACGTTTTTCTGAACAAAGTCCCTTCGGACAGGCTGAACCTGGCCGCCTTCGTGCGTAGAGCTCTTGATTCTTTAGAATCCAAGGGCAAAGTCCCAGTATTCAaatagtctatgtatttgtttctccaaccCCAAGTTAAACACGTTGAATTTacttcggcatggccttcttccaccaccgaTTTCATTAGCTGTACGACCGTTCCTGTGctgaattcatcatcatcaaccgatgaccccaagttagccagagcattGGCCTCGCTATTTTGATCACGAGgcacatgctgtaaagtccattccttgaattgataTAGTGTTACCTGCACtttgtctaaataccttcgcATTCATTCCTCCTTTACTTTGAATGTTCCATTAACTtgattcaccacaaggagggaatcacacttagcttcgcCCACCTCGGCCCCAAGtcttttagccaattcgagacctgcaattatggcctcttactcagcctcattgttatTCAATTTCATGGTTcgaatagattgcctaactatgCTTCCCGTATGCGGCTTCAACACAATGCCGAGTCCGAACCCCTTTGCGTTCgaagcaccatccgtaaagagggtccatatTCCCAAGGAATTCCCCGAGGTTAACAAAAATTCCTTTTTGACTTTGGTATTAAGGCCGGGGTAaggtcggccacgaagtctgccaagattTTTGATTTGATGGCGGTTCGAAGTCGATACTCGATACTGTACCCGCTAATTtctacgacccatttggccaaccgactTGAGAGCTCGAGTTTGTATATAATATTCCTTAGTGGGTAAGAGGTTACCACACATAtcgggtggcattgaaagtacggtttcaacttctggaggcgcttagcaaagcgagcgccaatttttccaggtgaggataccttgtttcgacCTCGCCTAGAGTTTtactgacatagtaaataggaaattgcgtaccttcctcttcccggactaggactccacttaccgctacctcggatACTGCCAAGTATAGGTACAGCTGCTCATCCGCCTCCGGTGTATGGAGCAAGGGTGGACTCGAAAGGTACCGTTTgggttcttccaaagcttgttggcattctgggggtccaagaaaagttattcttcttcttcaataatgagaagaatCTATGGCTTTTTGTCTGAGGACCTCGATATGAACCGACCCAGGGTGGCTATATGCCCGGTTAATCTCTGAACGGCCTTAACACTATCTATCAAGGTGATGtcttctatagctttgattttatcgggattgatctcgatccctcggttggacaccatgaacccAAGAAATTTTCCAGATCCGACTTTGAATGTGCATTTTTTGGGGGTTCAGCCTTATATTGTATCTCTTCAATATGTCAAAGGTTTTctacaaatgtttcaaatggtcgtCTGCtcatagggacttaactaacatgtcgtcaatataaacttccatttatttttttatttgttcttcgaacatccggtttactaggcgttgataagtggcatcAGCGTTCTTTAGTCTGAACGacattacattgtaacagtagGCGCCGAACttagtgataaaggaagttttttcttgatcatccgggttcatccagatctggttgtacccggagtaggcatcgagaaaactgagtatcTCGTGCCCTGCCAttgcatcgatcatacgatcgatgttaggcaaaggaaaagagtcagTAAGGCATGCTtcattcaagtctttataatctatgcacactcttgatttatttccctttttagacACTGCCACTACGTTAACTAACCagtccgggtatttaacttcccgaatggaacctattttaaggagtttagatacctcgtctttgatgaatgcatgcttaacTTCGGACTGAGGTTTCCTCTTTTGTTtaaccgggtggaacttcggatccaagctCAACTTATGAGTGATtatctccggcgggatccctgtcatatcaagataggaccaagcgaaacaatctatgttagctataaggaatttaatgagttttttcctgagctcgggagttaaccccgtgtcccggtataccttccgatcggtcAAGTGTTCGATCAagatgacttgctccagctcctcgaccgttgacttggtggcatcggaatcatcAGGAGTGATGAACGACCTAGGGACTCTGTAATTATCATTCTCACTTGCCCTTTATTTCTCCGGTTCGGTCGGGACCTGTATccgtgattgctatttggtttttTTCCTCCCGACCATCTCTGTgttctttgatgtcgagagtGCGTACATCAGGATCACTTCATCGactgcgaacatttcttttgcagtcGGCTGCTCTCCGTAGGCCATTTTGATTCCTCTCGGAGTGGGGAACTTTAGTGCCTGGTGCAAGGTCGAAGGTagtgccctcatgttgtgaacccatggccttccgaatagaGCATTATATCTCAAATCCCCTTTGATCACATAGAATTTTGTTTCCTGGGTGGTACCAGCGGTGTTCACCGGTAGGGTTATCTACTcgttagtagtttcacatgccatgttgaatccgttcaaCACCCGAACTGCTGGCACTACCTGGTCTTGTAGACCCAACTGTTCCACGACCCTctatctgatgatgttggccaagatacctgaatcaatcaacacatgtttaactcaaaatttatttataagtacggatattactagtgcatcattatgaggttgtaGGATGCCTTCGGCGTCCTCATCGCTGAATGAAATGGTTCCTTCAGGGATGTAATCTCGGGTACGTTTCTCCCTTGTGATGGACACCTTAGTGCACTTTAGTATGGGTCCCTAGGGGATATCGACCCCTCCAACGATCAtattgatgatgtgttgtggTTCCTCCTATTTGGTTTGCTTGTTGGAGTCCCTGTTCCTGAAGTATTTTTGGCTCGATTACTCAGAAATTCCCGGagatgcccgttgttgaataaccgagCTACTTCTTCTCTTAATTGTCAGCAGTCCTCGGTTCTATGGCCGTGAGCGCCATGATACTTACATACCAAGTTAGGGTCTCTCTGGGTAGGGTCGAACTGCAATGgccgaggccatttggtatctttgatacTCCCGATGGAAGATACGATGCTGGAGGCATCGacactgaagttgtattccgataaccttGGTGCCTCCCTGGCCCCGAGTGACCTGTCAAAaccgtttttgctcatgagtctcCGACTATGGTGGCTTCGATCGTTCCTCTTTTCGTTTATTGTAGGGTTATGCCCAGATCCGTTACCCCTCCGATCTCCATTACACGGTTGATACCGGTCTCTGTTCggtcttggttcatgatcgacGAATCTCTTAGACCTGTCATTAGTTCTGACCGGATAGACGGACCCGGAAGGGGCCCCGAGCTGATCATCCTTGACTCTGATTTTTGACCGGTACCTGTTATGGATGTCGACCCAAGTCGCTGAGTATTCTATCAAATTCTatttcaactgttgtgaagctaAGGAGATTCGGGGGTTGAGTCCTTGAGTGAacgcctgaacggcccaatcatacGCAACCGGAGACAGGTCCATCCGTTTCATTTGAAACCTCGATACGAATTCCCTAAGCATTTCATTATCTCTtcattttactttgaaaaggtcatattttctagtctcgaccttgatagccccggcGTATGCTTTTAtaaaggcatctgcaagcatagcaaacgaatcaatagaatttggaggtaagttgtgataccatatcattgctccctttgacagggtttctccGAACGTTTTTAGCAAAGTcgactcgatttcatcatcttctaagtcgtttcccttgatggcacacgtgtaggaggtcacatgctcatttggatccgAGGTTCCATTATACTTCGAAATATCGGGTATATGGAACTTCTTCGGGATTGGCTTCGGTGTTGCGCTCGGATGGAAAGatttttggacaaatttcttagAGTCCAGGACTTTCAATATTGGGGAcactcctgggatttgatcagctttggagttataggtctccactttCTTGTCGttggcctcaattttcttctccCCCGATCCCACCCGCTTTGTCTGTTCCTCAAGCATTTTTATTATTTCGTGGTTGGTCCCGGGCTCAACTTCACCCGGCCTTTCCGAGACTTGCTCATTCCTTCGGTTGTTTTCCCGAGATTGTTCGGGCTCAAATCTGCTGGGGCACGACTTTGGTTCTGCAGCTGTGCTATCGCCGCCTATTTGGCTTGTaatatttcgaagatcacccgtagATTGATCCTGTCGCCTTCACCTTCGGGCGTACCTCGAGACGTCGGTCGGGCTCCCCCTGCAAACGTTGTTCTCACGGTCGGTAGACAGGTTGGCGTCGATGGCCACATGCGATTGGGTCTACAACTCGGACTCCGTTAGGATCAGCAGGAGGCACCTCGTTGCTAGGTGCTATATTGTTGTTTTCGCCATGATGTCCAGACTCAACATCAACTTTGAAGTGAGTAGACTTAGAGTTTGACATCCTTAGATGGATctgaaattaaaatctcaaagaacaagcgtaaaatatagtgtgttatggaaatttgtatcaaatcaccactattatccttagccccatggtggacgccaaactgtttacccttaaaaatggataacaattgaatttacacgcgattttaaggatatgtgggttaattcaatacaaataatttatGACGTTAGATAAGCAAATAAAAGACAGAATAAATAGCGGAACCAATGATGATAGTTTGTCCGGGCTCGGTTAGAAGCTTAACAAGAAACCTGTCTTCGGTTCCGCGCCAACACTTATGAGGAGCTTATGAACAAGAgcaagaactttgaataacttttAGAAACAGAGAAAACAGATGTATATTGCCTTGGTATACGTGTTACAAAATCTGTATTGAATAATAAGCCTCCCCTTTATATATTCGGGGACTTTCACGCTAAGTataattctaagaaaggtaatgATCTTCCTTTTCGCAGATCACTGATCAACTGCTGATACGGGCCGAGATTCACGCTGTGATATTTGGTCGGTCACGGATATTACGGTCCTTTGTTAATCGTGTGCGGACATTTGGCAATGCTCTTCCGAGGTCTCGTTATTCGTATCGGGTCCGGAGGCATGGTCTCGATGGCTCCAGGGGCAGGTGTTTTATCCGGACTTTGATACGGGCGGCTCCCGGCTTCAATTTCGATTCCATGCAGTTATGCCCTTACTTCGTTCGCCCTACCGGAAAATCGGGGTACTCATTAccccggttttacccgtatacacatTCAATTGCCAATATTTTTTTATACGTAATTACAACAAGCATTTATGGAAAGGGGACATGATGAATTCAGGCTAGCTAAAACACTATATTGTACCAAATGGCCAAATGTATTTTTGATGTCTCTAGGCGTAATATGTACATTTCCCATCCAAAAGTGGCTATTTGGAGTCAAAATCATAACGTAAATTTGACGTAAATAGGGATAACTCGAGGTTGGATCCTTTTGGGTAGTCCATATTGCAAAGCTACCTGATTAACATCCTCTCTTAAAGTAAATTAAAAAGTTAACTGCCCAATTTATTTGGGGTCGTTTAATAGGATGTATATTGGGGTAAATAATACATAGCTTTGTTATTATTAATTCTTTGTTTGGCACTGTATTTTTTAACTTATTGTATAGGGTGAAATATCATATGACACGTGGTCATCTAAAGGAaagacacgtggaacccaagacgggGATGGCCGAAAACCGAACGCAGTCGTTCCGTTTGTCATAAGaagggataacgttcataaatgTGTATTTAATGCTCTGCACCCGGTAGTatttaataaggaatattctacaacattaagAGCGACGGCCCGTTACagaaaatttggcatttatgttcaccgttacatcttcatcaatgatcctcataattgacattaaaggaggacaCGATACTAtgacctccttccctagacacatctataaatagtgagctcaattATCATTGTAAATGACATGAATTTTCTGGCTAAACTTATACTACACCattttaatttgtatgttgttgtaccatacattattcttttcttattcgatttgttaaagaaagaaaagtagaAAATGAATTCCAAATTGACTCATGTGCACTCATTCATGTTTGTTTAAACCGAAAAACATGAATATTGTAGCAGGAATATTCCAAATTGACTTATGTGCACATATTCACGACGTACACGTTTCAACCCTCAAAGTTAATTGACTATAAACTTTAAATCTGATTGAACTGGAAACTATTTGTGAAAAGTAAAGTCCGTAAGAAAATAAAAGCGATTTCACCAATTAGATTTTTGGTCATATGATACAACAATTTTTTATACAATAGTTAAGATAAGAATTAAAATAACTTCACGGCTGCAATCAAAATATCTCCGATGACACATCAAAAGGGTCTATACTTGGACGTACTAATGTACCTAAGTTCACAAGGTTAATTAACAGAATGGAGAGTATTGGGATGTTGATCAATTCCCGACAATTATTAGTAAAATAGGTGAGACTGCAACACAGTCGAGAGACTACATTACAATTGATAcaattaggggtgttcataaaaactcgaaaaatcgaaccaaaccgaaaaccaaactaAACTGACCAAAAAACcccgatactttttaggtttggtttggttttggttttaaattttaaaaaccggtcgaatttggtttggttttggttttaatcaaaaaataattgaaaaaatccgaaccaaaccgactatagaagtacctatttaaatttattatttcacctatatatatgtatgtttttatataaagtttctaaaattttatggtacatattagtcgttTATATTTTAGCCTAGTTtttttctattataataatttaattctttacctttacattctagtttgattggtagttttcttttttgctaagtacaagaatttatttcatgttaaaaataatcgatttttaattgagtacttaaattattcatcactaattgattcaattatcatcaacatatcttggtaaatgatagatttctcaaagagcaattagtttgatagtgttacgttgaaaatgtagtctccgaaatatgtgtttggtagtatatgtctcatatttaagaaaaaatctgataaataaccgaaaaaatgaAAAACCATCCAAAACCGacaaaaatcgaatcgataaaaaaccgacttagagggtgtttggctaaactTATAAGCcagtcaaactggcttataagcacGTTTTGGCTTTTCTACGTATTTGGTACACATCCGAAGTGCTTATAAAccaagtgcttataagttaaaaTCAGTCATAAGCCATAAGttggtcacccccaacttatgaCTTTTCTTTGACCAAGACTTTTACTACTTTAtacttaataatattttttaatttacaaaatatttttctcaaaataacttttttaattttctcttcattccatattcgttatttatcattttctctacaaagaaactttttaattcatatttttttgtaaacacTTTAAGAGTATTTTAGTCTTTTTAGCAAGAGAACAGCTTATCAGCACTTTTCTATCAAACATATCAACTGCTTATTATCAGTTTCGGCAcgtctatccaaacacgtaaatgcttattttaaaaatcaatttcagcacttaaaaatatttttcagcactTCAAGCTTGTCAGCTATTTataatcagctaatccaaacgggctcttaattgatttggtttggttttaatatTTGAATAACTGACTTAGttggtttgattttttttagggaaaaatcgaattgaaccgaaccatgaacaccctaGATGCAATCTTGATTTTGTACTGCAAACGTAGCTATTAACTACATAGATTATTAGCCACCTCAGCAAAAATATTGATACAAAGATCATTCCCATTCTAGTAATGAATTTGGAACGAAAAGCTGACTCAGTAGCGTCCCAACCGCTAGTATCCTTACTGAAAGGGGAGTGGAGAGAAAGTAGGAAAATGATATAactaaatcccctaatttaagacactaataatagattgtatataatttataaGTAATTTTTGTTTAGGGtaaataatatacaaaattaatataattttagtaaataagtttcaaatattgtataggaataaaaaaaattctaaattgaAAATTTAATAACATacgtgtgtttggtatgaaggaaaatgttttccatgaaaaatattttttatgaaacATGAGTGagtttatcacttattttcccttgttgGTTGGTGGGTAAACACATTTTTCCGGAAAATACTCTTTTTGtttcaataaaagaaaatactttttactaaatcattttattgaaatcaaaaaaaatattttttctatatcatgaaaagaaagtattttttttgttaaaataaaaaaataaataattatatcgtaaaaagaaaatactcatttgttgaaataaaaaaaatactagaaaagaaaatactattaacaatatttctatttagggtgggGTGGAATTGGGGTGGGTGAAGTTGGGGTGTAGGGGTGAGTTGGCAGGGGTTGGTGGGGATGGGGAATGAGAGGAAGATaggaaaagaattttgaaattccAATTGAAGAAAAATAAGTTTATCATTAAAATGTTTTACAAAGTATTTAATCCAACAAAACGCGGAAAAATTGGCGGGAAAATGTTTTTCTTCCTCCCAAACAATTAGCTCGGAATTATGTAAACTGTAGCTGGGGAAGTTTAGCTGAAATATACATAGTTTTTTTTTAAGCGGGAATAGTAATTTAGcactaaaaaattttaaaaactttctTTGGTTGGATCTGTGTTTTTCATGTTAAAAGCCCTTCCGTCAAAAATCAGCCAGGAAGTGAGTTTTTCACTTTTAACTTCTCGTTTTCACTAGCCGATGGTTGTTTTGACGCGTATgctattttttgtttgtttttagtTTATTAAAGAATGAATTTCTCGTCTCTCCTTGTCTCTGCAAAAGGAAGACTCATTAAATTTGTCAAAACGAGAGATGGTGAGTGTTAAATGGGTTGTTAGAATTGCAGCTCAGTTGTTCGATAAACCGCCGCAGCTAACAATATATTTGGGTGAACATAAATCTTACCTTGGGTTGCCAGTGTTATTGATATGTTGGTTCTGACTAAGACTCCGACTTTTTCCTTATTTCAGCTTGGTTTATAGAGATAGTCTCAGCGAAAGAGGAATCATTTAATTTGATAAAACTTAGAGATAATGGTGTTAAATGCATTGTCAGAATTGCATCCCAGTTGTTTGATAAAACGCCACAGAGAATAATATATTTGGTTGAAGTGAAATCTGACCGTTGGTTGCGGGTGTTATTGATACGTTGCTTCTGACCTTCTGTTCTACTAAAAATGTACTATGATTCTTACCGTTCCGAAAAAAATCTGAATGATTTCATGTCTTTTCTTATTTCAATTTGGTCTTAGAGATTGTCTCTGCAAAAAGGAAGACGCATTAAATTTGATTAAACTAGAGATAGTTGGTGTTAAATGAGTTGTTTGGATTGCATCCAGTTGCTTGATAAAAAGTCGGAGCGAACAATATGTTTTGGTTGAAGTGAAATCTATGGTTGCAGATGTTATTGATCTGTTGGTTGTGTTCTACTAAATCAGAatgatcttctttccttatttcaGCTCGCCTATAGTGATTACTTACATGCTCCCGTACATGTGATTTACTTTATGCTCTTATCTTAATTACCTATAACAGATGCACATTAGTATTGACGAGTAAAGTAAATTAGTTGGAACTTAACAACATTATATTTATTCCTATTGAAGCAGGTTGgacatattttttgtcttttgatTCTATTCCCAGGTTTTACAAAAGGGGGAGCTTCCTATATTGTAGAAATGCATTGCAGAAGACGCAAAGATGGTGTCAAGTCAATTAGTAACCCAAAGAAGGTGTTTATGGAAGATAAAAAGGCTTCAGCTCCATTTATGTGGAGATGGCTGGAGTTCGGAAAGTAACTCAAAAGTGGTTTCTGCTGAGTTCTAGGGTACTGGTAGTTGATTTACTCAGAGAATGTTTATCCGAAGTAGTTAATGGTGATAGCCTGACGAGAATGTTTTATCAGAAAGAATTATTTAGTAAATATGGACACTAGAAGTTTATTTATTCTGGAAGATAATGTTTTTGTATGATGGTTGACGGTTAAAATTTCAGGTTTTGATGGCGGAAACATTGTCCTCGTAGTAGCTCTGAACTTAGCTCCCGGAGGTATGTCATTTTTCTGTCACCTTTACTTACATTTTGTTGAGTCATGCTGCTATGGTTTAGGTAATTCCTTTATCTCATTTTATATGACTTGTCTAGTCTAGCAACAGATTATCTAGAATCACGAATTATATAGCAAATGTCGTGAAGTTATTTCAATGTCAAGAATCATGatcatttatttttgtttttcttttgcacCCTGGGATCACTCATCAGAAGGAGAACCACTATGATCCACTTCCTTCAGATCTTGATACTTGTAAAACCAAGCACATGTTACATAGTAACCAAAGTTCAATACTCCCCCCACAACCAATACCCAATACACATTGTCCAGCCTTCCCTTATTTATGTTACCTGGTAACCATGTAGTTGTCTTTCTAACAACATCAATTAGAGCAGTAGCCAAGTAAAATGCTATACCAACGAGCACCGAAATCATAGCGGTTGCCATGTTCTTTAAGGTTGTTGGGAACTCTTGGTAGTATAGTGCTACTTGTCCAGGATAATGGAATGCCTCTGCAATGCCAACAATGGCTAACTGGGGTACTAGCCATAACACTGACATAGGCACAATATTAGAACCTTGATCAACGTTGTTGGATTTTGCTACCTTTAGCCTCTTTGACTCCACTAAGGCCGAGACACCCATCCCCAGAGCATTGAGCACATGCCCAATCCCAATTCTCTGGAGAGGAGTTAGGGATTTGCTGGTCAATTTCTTCCATGCAGGAAAGAGAAACTTGTCTAACAGAGCGAGGAATATAGCAGTAGAGATCAGGACAAAGACGAGTATGGAACCAGCTGGGATTTGGAAATGGGGTCCTATATGACGGTCCATTGCCAAGGCTTGAAGTACTGACAAACTTGCTTGTACGCCAATTGATGTTCCAAGAAAGAAACTACTTGACCATAGTGGTAAGATTCTTATTAAGGATTTGAAATCCTCTACTTCTTGTACTGAACAAAGACTCCATGACTTAGCTGTTGAACCATCTGGTTTAATATCACCTTCACTTTCAATGGCCGCATGGTTCAAGAACCTGCAGCATCATGAGCAACTTCAATTCTATATGAAAGTAACTGCACATGTGCCTGGCATATgcatcaatagagtatatgtTGAACCCCTCTCAACCCAAAACCTTAATGCAATTAATGAGTGGAGTACCTCAGGACCATTTAAACACCTTTAGAAACTCTTAACTCCTCACCTATGAAGAACGATTGTATTCTCAATAAGTACAATTTACTTGCCAATAATTCACCACTGAgataatatagaaaatacgaatgatgcaaataaagcataAGAATGAAGAGCATAGGAGTACGAGTCCTGCTCCTTTTTTTATGTGTTAATTTTTTCCACGTAAACACAAATAGTCTTAGCTACAGGCAGTAAGTTCTGCCGAATCGCTTGCGTCTAGTCTAGATTCGGTGGATGTCCCAAGTTCTAAGTGAAGACACAGCAAACACCTAGAGCGAGATGTTACAAAATTACCTGCAGTTTTTCGAGGGCGCAACAGAGTGACTTTCCCATCCATGGTAGAAATACTCGCCAGTCGATGGGAGTGGCACTTTTCTTTTCCTAATACTTGCAACCACAACGCGAGCCAAACTGGTGAACGGACTACCTCCTGGC is drawn from Nicotiana tabacum cultivar K326 chromosome 22, ASM71507v2, whole genome shotgun sequence and contains these coding sequences:
- the LOC107814156 gene encoding protein NRT1/ PTR FAMILY 2.7, whose translation is MEAPSEAHGKLGGWITFPFIIATSVGLTLTFAGWQSNLIVYLIEEFEVESIDAAQISNLVNGAGSLIPVLAAIIADSFLGCFSTIWISSIISLLGTIFLALTATLDSLRPKPCEVDSTSCSPKPRVQYVVLYAAIILATLGSGGTRSTLSTMGADQLDKPKDQGIFFNWFFFFWYAASVVASTAIVYVEDNVSWKVGFFICVATNVLALVIFLMGSRFYSNSKPGGSPFTSLARVVVASIRKRKVPLPSTGEYFYHGWESHSVAPSKNCRFLNHAAIESEGDIKPDGSTAKSWSLCSVQEVEDFKSLIRILPLWSSSFFLGTSIGVQASLSVLQALAMDRHIGPHFQIPAGSILVFVLISTAIFLALLDKFLFPAWKKLTSKSLTPLQRIGIGHVLNALGMGVSALVESKRLKVAKSNNVDQGSNIVPMSVLWLVPQLAIVGIAEAFHYPGQVALYYQEFPTTLKNMATAMISVLVGIAFYLATALIDVVRKTTTWLPGNINKGRLDNVYWVLVVGGVLNFGYYVTCAWFYKYQDLKEVDHSGSPSDE